Proteins encoded together in one Ciconia boyciana chromosome 25, ASM3463844v1, whole genome shotgun sequence window:
- the LOC140643970 gene encoding D(1) dopamine receptor-like, with amino-acid sequence MDGFYSSAEGDGQDVINDTSNRKSWAEEGNSALSFRVVTAALLFLLILSTFLGNTLVCVAVVKFRHLRSKVTNFFVISLAVSDLFVAVLVMPWKAATEVAGFWPFGAFCDVWVAFDIMCSTASILNLCIISVDRYWAISNPFRYERKMTQRVAFIMIGVAWLLSLLISFIPVQLKWHKDHELLSQQEPGFNVTREEENCDSSLNRTYAISSSLISFYIPVAIMIVTYTRIFRIAQRQIRRISSLERAVEHAHNCPSSDCPHETSLKNSFKKETKVLKTLSIIMGIFVFCWLPFFVLNCMVPFCNLDLPEPGELPCVSETVFNIFVWFGWANSSLNPIIYAFNADFRRAFATILGCGCLCPSNAVETVNFSNELVSYHHDTTYQKEVVTLSYPQLLPHAALQMESNEVSFDKVSQVSEPSRNTCPADALPAVMHVECEMAVSLEKITPFTSNAFD; translated from the coding sequence ATGGATGGTTTTTACTCCTCCGCAGAAGGAGATGGGCAGGATGTGATCAATGACACCAGCAATAGGAAGAGctgggcagaggaaggcaacTCCGCGTTGTCCTTCCGTGTGGTGACAGCTGCCttacttttccttctcatcctttCCACGTTCCTGGGCAACACCCTGGTCTGTGTGGCTGTGGTCAAGTTCAGACACTTGCGCTCTAAGGTCACCAATTTCTTCGTTATCTCCTTGGCAGTGTCTGACCTCTTTGTGGCTGTACTGGTGATGCCCTGGAAGGCTGCCACCGAGGTGGCAGGGTTCTGGCCCTTTGGGGCTTTCTGTGATGTTTGGGTGGCTTTTGATATCATGTGCTCCACAGCCTCTATCCTCAATTTGTGCATCATCAGCGTGGACCGTTACTGGGCTATTTCCAACCCCTTCCGCTATGAGAGGAAGATGACGCAGCGCGTGGCTTTCATCATGATCGGAGTGGCTTGGCTACTGTCCCTTTTGATTTCCTTCATCCCTGTGCAGCTGAAGTGGCACAAGGATCATGAGCTCCTTAGCCAACAGGAGCCAGGTTTTAATGTcaccagggaggaggagaactgTGATTCCAGCCTCAACAGGACTTACGCCATCTCATCTTCTCTCATTAGCTTCTACATCCCTGTTGCCATCATGATTGTGACGTACACCCGCATCTTCCGCATTGCCCAGCGGCAGATCCGCAGGATCTCCTCCCTGGAGAGGGCGGTGGAACATGCCCACAACTGCCCCAGCAGCGACTGCCCTCATGAGACCTCCCTGAAGAACTCCTTCAAGAAGGAGACCAAGGTCCTCAAGACCCTCTCCATCATCATGGGCATCTTTGTCTTCTGCTGGCTGCCCTTCTTCGTGCTCAACTGCATGGTGCCCTTCTGTAATCTTGACCTACCTGAGCCAGGAGAGCTACCTTGTGTCAGCGAAACTGTCTTCAACATCTTCGTCTGGTTTGGCTGGGCCAACTCTTCCCTCAATCCTATCATCTATGCCTTCAATGCAGACTTCCGGAGAGCTTTTGCAACCATCTTGGGCTGTGGCTGCCTTTGCCCCAGCAATGCAGTGGAGACAGTGAACTTCAGCAATGAGCTGGTCTCCTACCACCATGATACCACGTATCAGAAGGAAGTGGTGACCCTCAGCTACCCCCAGCTTCTCCCCCATGCTGCTCTGCAGATGGAAAGCAATGAGGTGTCCTTTGACAAGGTTTCTCAGGTCTCCGAGCCGTCTCGCAACACCTGCCCTGCGGATGCCTTGCCTGCGGTGATGCACGTGGAGTGTGAAATGGCTGTCTCACTGGAGAAGATTACACCTTTCACCAGCAATGCGTTCGATTGA